The Streptosporangiales bacterium genome includes a window with the following:
- the sucD gene encoding succinate--CoA ligase subunit alpha, whose product MAIWLDENSKVIVQGMTGSEGSNHTRRMLRAGTNIVGGVTPKKGGQKVDFDGTEVPVFDSVADAMSETGADVSVVFVPAKFARAAMVEAVDAGIGLCITITEGVPVHDTSYAFAHSRGGKTRLIGPNCPGIASPGRSNAGIIPADITESGRVGLVSKSGTLTYQLMYELRDVGFSTSVGIGGDPVIGSTHVDCLQAFQDDPETDAVVMIGEIGGDAEERAAAYIADNVTKPVVAYVAGFTAPEGKTMGHAGAIVSGSSGTAQAKAEALQEVGVRVGKTPSETARLMREVMGG is encoded by the coding sequence ATGGCGATCTGGCTCGACGAGAACAGCAAGGTCATCGTCCAGGGCATGACCGGGTCCGAGGGCAGCAACCACACCAGGCGCATGCTGCGGGCCGGCACGAACATCGTCGGCGGCGTGACCCCGAAGAAGGGCGGCCAGAAGGTCGACTTCGACGGCACCGAGGTACCCGTCTTCGACAGCGTCGCCGACGCGATGAGCGAGACCGGCGCCGACGTCTCGGTCGTCTTCGTGCCCGCGAAGTTCGCGCGCGCCGCGATGGTCGAGGCCGTCGACGCGGGTATCGGCCTGTGCATCACCATCACCGAGGGTGTGCCGGTGCACGACACGTCGTACGCGTTCGCGCACAGCCGCGGCGGCAAGACCCGGCTGATCGGGCCGAACTGCCCCGGCATCGCGAGCCCGGGCAGGTCCAACGCCGGCATCATCCCCGCCGACATCACCGAGTCGGGCCGCGTCGGCCTGGTGAGCAAGAGCGGCACGCTCACCTACCAGCTGATGTACGAGCTGCGCGACGTCGGCTTCTCCACCTCCGTCGGCATCGGCGGCGACCCGGTCATCGGCAGCACGCACGTCGACTGCCTCCAGGCCTTCCAGGACGACCCGGAGACCGACGCCGTCGTCATGATCGGGGAGATCGGCGGCGACGCCGAGGAGCGCGCGGCCGCGTACATCGCCGACAACGTCACCAAGCCCGTCGTCGCGTACGTCGCCGGCTTCACCGCCCCCGAGGGCAAGACGATGGGCCACGCCGGCGCGATCGTCTCCGGCTCGTCGGGCACCGCGCAGGCGAAGGCCGAGGCACTGCAGGAGGTCGGCGTCAGGGTCGGCAAGACCCCCAGCGAGACCGCCCGCCTGATGCGCGAGGTCATGGGCGGCTGA
- a CDS encoding phosphoribosylglycinamide formyltransferase codes for MPETRAPIPRIGVATSAGIVGRTRTARGVAQANTTATAPWRLLALSSVRDRPSPPRRPSSDPVTLSTSVCSRSRTSHATALRCGPGTADRGEAVSGRLVVLVSGTGTILQAVLDACADPGYGAQVVGVGADRSGVPALDRAEAAGVPVFVRRVQDYPDRDAWDAALTDAVASYEPDLVVLAGFMKLTGKAFLGRFGGRTINTHPALLPSFPGMQGPRDALAHGVKVSGCTVFVVDEGVDGGPIIAQAAVPVLEADTPESLHERIKSIERNVIVETVGRMVREGWTVEGRRVTIP; via the coding sequence ATGCCGGAGACCAGGGCGCCGATACCGAGGATCGGGGTCGCGACGAGCGCCGGCATCGTCGGCAGGACCAGGACGGCCAGGGGCGTCGCGCAGGCGAACACGACGGCCACGGCGCCGTGGCGGCTCTTGGCCTTGTCGTCCGTACGGGACCGGCCGTCGCCGCCTCGGCGTCCGTCGTCGGATCCGGTCACCCTGTCTACCTCCGTCTGCTCCCGCTCGCGAACGTCTCACGCTACCGCCCTAAGGTGTGGACCAGGAACGGCGGATCGAGGAGAAGCGGTGTCCGGGAGACTCGTCGTGCTCGTCTCGGGCACGGGAACCATCCTGCAGGCGGTGCTCGACGCCTGCGCCGACCCCGGGTACGGCGCGCAGGTCGTCGGCGTCGGGGCCGACCGGTCCGGTGTGCCCGCGCTCGACCGCGCGGAGGCCGCCGGGGTGCCCGTCTTCGTCCGCCGGGTCCAGGACTACCCCGACCGCGACGCGTGGGACGCCGCGCTGACCGACGCCGTCGCGTCGTACGAGCCCGACCTCGTCGTGCTCGCCGGGTTCATGAAGCTGACCGGCAAGGCGTTCCTCGGACGCTTCGGCGGCCGCACCATCAACACCCATCCGGCGCTCCTGCCGTCGTTCCCCGGCATGCAGGGCCCGCGCGACGCGCTGGCGCACGGCGTGAAGGTCAGCGGCTGCACGGTCTTCGTCGTCGACGAGGGTGTCGACGGCGGCCCGATCATCGCGCAGGCCGCGGTGCCGGTGCTGGAGGCCGACACCCCCGAGTCGCTGCACGAGCGCATCAAGAGCATCGAGCGCAACGTCATCGTCGAGACCGTGGGTCGAATGGTCCGCGAGGGCTGGACCGTCGAGGGCAGGAGGGTGACCATCCCGTGA
- the purH gene encoding bifunctional phosphoribosylaminoimidazolecarboxamide formyltransferase/IMP cyclohydrolase: MSAGTIAIHRALVSVYDKTGLEELARGLASHGVEIVSTGSTAARIEAAGVAVTRVEDVTGFAECLDGRVKTLHPGVHAGLLADVDLAEHRAQLDDLGIAPFQLLVSNLYPFTETVRSGASPEECVEQIDVGGPAMVRAGAKNHGSVAVVVDPARYADVLAAVGSGGFTAEQRRRLATDAFAHTASYDVAVASWLGSVRGPTDDGTGFPAWVGATWERGAVLRYGENPHQRAALYRHGRPGLASAEQLHGKEMSYNNYVDADAARRAVYDFAEPAAAVVKHTNPCGLAIGADVAEAHRGAYACDPVSAFGGVIAVNRPVTLAMAEQVAEVYTEVLVAPDFDDGAVELLARKKNIRLLRCPADAHPEPIEFRPVSGGMLLQTVDRVRAPGDDPATWTLRAGEPVDDAVLADLAFAWRAIRAVKSNAILLVTGGATVGVGMGQVNRVDSARLAVSRAGERARGAVAASDAYFPFADGLQVLIDAGVRAVVEPGGSVRDDEVVAAAQAAGVPLYFTGVRHFLH; this comes from the coding sequence GTGAGCGCCGGCACCATCGCGATTCACCGTGCTCTCGTGAGCGTGTACGACAAGACGGGGCTGGAGGAGCTGGCCCGCGGGCTGGCCTCGCACGGCGTCGAGATCGTCTCCACCGGCTCCACCGCCGCGCGGATCGAGGCGGCCGGGGTCGCGGTCACCAGGGTCGAGGACGTCACCGGCTTCGCCGAGTGCCTCGACGGCCGGGTGAAGACGCTGCACCCGGGCGTCCACGCGGGCCTGCTGGCCGACGTCGACCTGGCCGAGCACCGCGCGCAGCTCGACGATCTCGGCATCGCGCCGTTCCAGCTGCTGGTGTCGAACCTCTACCCGTTCACCGAGACCGTGCGCTCGGGGGCGTCGCCCGAGGAGTGCGTCGAGCAGATCGACGTCGGCGGCCCCGCGATGGTCCGTGCCGGTGCCAAGAACCACGGCTCGGTCGCCGTCGTCGTCGATCCCGCGCGCTACGCCGACGTCCTCGCGGCGGTCGGGTCCGGCGGCTTCACGGCGGAGCAGCGCAGGCGGCTCGCGACCGACGCCTTCGCCCACACCGCGTCGTACGACGTCGCCGTCGCGTCGTGGCTCGGCAGCGTCCGCGGGCCGACCGACGACGGCACCGGGTTCCCGGCGTGGGTCGGCGCCACCTGGGAGCGTGGCGCGGTGCTGCGCTACGGCGAGAACCCGCACCAGCGCGCGGCCCTGTACCGCCATGGACGCCCGGGCCTCGCCTCGGCCGAGCAGTTGCACGGCAAGGAGATGTCGTACAACAACTACGTCGACGCCGACGCAGCCAGGCGGGCGGTGTACGACTTCGCCGAGCCGGCCGCCGCCGTGGTCAAGCACACCAACCCGTGCGGCCTCGCGATCGGCGCCGACGTCGCCGAGGCGCACCGCGGGGCGTACGCGTGCGACCCGGTCTCGGCGTTCGGCGGCGTGATCGCCGTCAACCGCCCGGTCACCCTCGCCATGGCGGAGCAGGTCGCCGAGGTCTACACCGAGGTGCTCGTCGCGCCCGACTTCGACGACGGTGCGGTCGAGCTGCTGGCGCGGAAGAAGAACATCCGGCTGCTCCGGTGCCCGGCCGACGCCCACCCGGAGCCGATCGAGTTCCGCCCGGTGAGCGGCGGCATGCTGCTGCAGACCGTCGACCGGGTGCGGGCGCCGGGCGACGACCCGGCCACCTGGACCCTGCGGGCGGGGGAGCCGGTCGACGACGCGGTGCTCGCCGACCTCGCGTTCGCGTGGCGGGCGATCAGGGCCGTGAAGTCCAACGCGATTCTGCTCGTCACCGGTGGAGCGACCGTCGGCGTCGGCATGGGCCAGGTCAACCGCGTCGACTCCGCGCGACTGGCCGTCTCACGCGCGGGCGAGCGGGCACGCGGTGCCGTCGCCGCGAGCGACGCGTACTTCCCGTTCGCCGACGGCCTGCAGGTGCTGATCGACGCGGGCGTGCGTGCCGTCGTCGAGCCGGGCGGCTCGGTCCGCGACGACGAGGTCGTCGCCGCCGCGCAGGCCGCGGGCGTCCCCCTGTACTTCACCGGAGTGCGCCACTTCCTGCACTAG
- the sucC gene encoding ADP-forming succinate--CoA ligase subunit beta — MDLYEYQAKELFAKHGVPVMEQAVVETAQDARAATERFGGTVVIKAQVKTGGRGKAGGVKLAESPDEAQEKAGAILGMDIKGHVVRKVLVTPAEDIAEEYYFSFLVDRGNRTFLAMASREGGIDIEEVARTKPEALARVPVDAVEGVDEAAARDIVTQANFPAEVADEAADLIVKLWQCFVEEDASLVEVNPLVRTPAGRVVALDGKVTLDDNAGFRHPDHAALADVAASDPLEVKAQEKGLNYVKLDGEVGIIGNGAGLVMSTLDVVAYAGEKHGGSRPANFLDIGGGASAEIMADGLEIVLGDPGVRSVFVNVFGGITACDAVANGIVAAFSLLAEKGEQVAKPLVVRLDGNNADEGRRILDEAGLAGVERVDTMDGAADRAAELAAEGAR; from the coding sequence GTGGATCTTTACGAGTACCAGGCCAAGGAGCTCTTCGCGAAGCACGGCGTACCCGTGATGGAGCAGGCGGTCGTCGAGACCGCGCAGGACGCGCGCGCGGCGACGGAGCGCTTCGGTGGCACCGTGGTCATCAAGGCGCAGGTCAAGACCGGCGGGCGCGGCAAGGCGGGCGGCGTCAAGCTCGCCGAGTCGCCGGACGAGGCGCAGGAGAAGGCCGGGGCGATCCTCGGCATGGACATCAAGGGCCACGTCGTCCGCAAGGTGCTGGTGACGCCGGCCGAGGACATCGCCGAGGAGTACTACTTCTCGTTCCTCGTCGACCGGGGTAACCGCACCTTCCTCGCCATGGCGTCCCGCGAGGGCGGCATCGACATCGAGGAGGTCGCCCGCACCAAGCCCGAGGCGCTCGCCAGGGTGCCGGTCGACGCCGTCGAGGGGGTCGACGAGGCCGCCGCGCGCGACATCGTCACCCAGGCGAACTTCCCCGCGGAGGTCGCCGACGAGGCGGCCGACCTCATCGTCAAGCTCTGGCAGTGCTTCGTCGAGGAGGACGCGAGCCTCGTCGAGGTCAACCCGCTGGTGCGTACGCCCGCGGGCAGGGTCGTCGCCCTCGACGGCAAGGTGACGCTCGACGACAACGCCGGCTTCCGGCACCCCGACCACGCGGCACTCGCCGACGTCGCGGCCAGCGACCCGCTCGAGGTCAAGGCCCAGGAGAAGGGCCTCAACTACGTCAAGCTCGACGGCGAGGTCGGCATCATCGGCAACGGCGCGGGTCTGGTCATGAGCACGCTCGACGTCGTCGCCTACGCCGGCGAGAAGCACGGCGGCTCGCGTCCCGCGAACTTCCTCGACATCGGCGGCGGCGCGTCGGCCGAGATCATGGCCGACGGGCTCGAGATCGTGCTCGGCGACCCGGGCGTGCGCAGCGTCTTCGTCAACGTGTTCGGCGGCATCACGGCCTGCGACGCCGTCGCGAACGGCATCGTCGCGGCGTTCTCGCTGCTGGCCGAGAAGGGCGAGCAGGTCGCCAAACCACTCGTCGTGCGCCTCGACGGCAACAACGCCGACGAGGGTCGCCGCATCCTCGACGAGGCCGGCCTCGCCGGCGTCGAGCGCGTCGACACGATGGACGGCGCGGCCGACCGTGCCGCGGAGCTTGCGGCGGAAGGGGCTCGCTGA